In the Grimontia kaedaensis genome, one interval contains:
- the hutC gene encoding histidine utilization repressor: MPKSPRFQQIKDFLIEKIESQEWPVGAKVPTEAELCEQFSVSRMTVNKAVRDLVNEGWLERTPRLGTFVCQRKAESPLMDIRNIAEEISGRGQAHHSEIISLRKIRAPEDVAMRLGIMLGSDVFKSEIVHFADEVPIQVELRWVNPAFAPDYLKQDFSAITPNQYLVSNCPLGTIEHTVEAILPPVHIAKLLQIETTQPCLLLHRRTWSENQLVSAALLYHPGNRYKLSARAEL, translated from the coding sequence ATGCCGAAATCTCCCCGCTTCCAGCAGATTAAAGACTTCCTGATTGAGAAAATTGAATCACAGGAATGGCCAGTTGGCGCAAAAGTGCCAACAGAAGCAGAGCTTTGTGAGCAGTTTTCGGTCAGTAGAATGACGGTAAACAAAGCGGTAAGAGATTTAGTCAATGAGGGTTGGCTAGAACGAACCCCTCGTTTAGGCACGTTTGTATGCCAGCGCAAAGCGGAAAGTCCGCTGATGGATATCCGCAATATCGCAGAAGAAATATCAGGGCGCGGTCAAGCACATCACAGTGAAATCATATCCTTAAGAAAGATACGTGCTCCGGAAGATGTGGCAATGCGTCTCGGTATTATGCTAGGTAGCGATGTTTTCAAAAGCGAAATCGTACATTTTGCGGATGAAGTACCGATTCAAGTTGAATTGAGATGGGTAAATCCCGCATTTGCCCCTGACTATTTAAAACAAGACTTTTCGGCTATCACACCCAACCAATACCTCGTATCAAACTGCCCGTTGGGAACTATTGAACATACCGTAGAGGCCATTCTTCCTCCTGTACATATCGCAAAGCTTCTTCAAATAGAAACCACCCAGCCGTGCCTTTTACTTCATCGCCGCACCTGGAGCGAGAACCAATTGGTCAGTGCAGCCCTTCTCTACCACCCTGGTAACCGCTACAAACTCAGCGCTCGCGCAGAACTTTAA
- the hutG gene encoding formimidoylglutamase — MTIDMSVWHGRTDSEDGESGYRFHQKVQSADKATEPGCMIIGFASDEGVSRNKGRVGAYSAPTEIRRMLANLPWHHESLCFFDNGDVCCDDHDLSKAQKQLADNISEAMRQKHFPFILGGGHEVAWGTFQGLANHFIQKNPAEAPKIGIINFDAHFDLRTPVGNAQNGSSGTPFSQIADFCHNRNWPFHYACLGVSRASNTQALFNKARELNVLVVEDSDFTTSSYAYIEDQLNTFIAGMDAIYLTIDLDVFPAATAPGVSAPAVHGVEYLLVERLIRTIAETVNKDGHPKLKIADIAELNPRYDIDNHTSRLAARLVWTISRSLANTQGVKQ; from the coding sequence ATGACGATTGATATGAGCGTCTGGCATGGCCGGACAGACTCTGAAGACGGCGAGAGCGGATATCGCTTTCACCAAAAAGTACAAAGCGCTGATAAAGCAACAGAGCCCGGCTGCATGATAATAGGTTTTGCCAGCGATGAAGGTGTGTCCCGCAATAAAGGACGCGTTGGCGCGTACTCTGCGCCAACCGAAATTCGAAGGATGTTGGCTAACTTACCTTGGCACCATGAATCACTCTGTTTCTTCGATAATGGCGATGTGTGTTGCGATGACCACGACTTGTCCAAAGCGCAAAAACAACTGGCAGACAATATCAGTGAGGCCATGCGACAAAAACACTTCCCCTTTATTCTGGGTGGCGGACATGAAGTTGCTTGGGGCACGTTTCAGGGTTTAGCGAACCACTTCATACAGAAAAATCCTGCTGAGGCACCCAAGATCGGCATCATTAATTTTGATGCACATTTTGATCTCCGAACGCCTGTAGGTAATGCCCAGAACGGCAGTTCTGGCACCCCATTTTCACAAATCGCCGATTTCTGCCACAACCGCAATTGGCCTTTCCACTATGCCTGTCTTGGCGTAAGCCGTGCCAGTAACACTCAGGCATTGTTTAACAAGGCCCGCGAGCTCAACGTATTGGTGGTTGAAGATTCAGACTTTACCACATCCTCTTATGCATACATCGAAGACCAACTAAACACCTTTATCGCAGGAATGGATGCCATCTACCTGACTATCGACTTAGATGTTTTCCCAGCAGCGACAGCGCCGGGTGTTAGCGCACCTGCTGTGCATGGTGTTGAATATCTACTGGTGGAGCGTCTCATTAGAACCATTGCTGAAACAGTGAATAAAGATGGCCACCCCAAGCTCAAGATTGCTGATATCGCAGAGCTAAATCCGCGTTATGACATTGATAACCACACATCTCGACTTGCTGCCCGTCTGGTTTGGACGATTTCCCGCAGCCTTGCTAATACACAAGGAGTGAAACAATGA
- the hutI gene encoding imidazolonepropionase has product MKKMFTDCRLVSMDTDVSQSDGYQVRDNQMIAVENGRIVAIGENLSTDGYDKVSVENRLVTPGLIDAHTHIIFAGDRSGEFEQRLQGVPYEQIAKNGGGILSTVKATREASIEELVSLALPRAKALMRDGVTTIEVKSGYGLTVEHELKMLKAAKTLDQEIDVNISTTLLGAHTLPPEFKDNSDGYISLVCKEMIPAAAELKLADAVDVFCEGIGFSPAQMAKVFDAARAHGLEVKGHTEQLSDLGGSALAAEMGALSVDHIEYLNEEGVKTLAENGTIATLLPGAFYFLRETQKPPIEWLRQHKVPMAIATDFNPGTSPFASLTLMMNMACTLFGLTPKENLYGVTRHAAQALGLRAKGQIASGFDADFAVWDLTSPAQLSYQIGLSPLHARYLKGVEANDD; this is encoded by the coding sequence ATGAAGAAGATGTTCACGGATTGTCGTCTTGTTTCAATGGATACAGACGTCAGCCAAAGTGATGGGTACCAAGTACGCGATAACCAAATGATTGCGGTTGAAAATGGCCGCATCGTCGCTATTGGTGAAAACCTGTCAACAGATGGATATGACAAGGTTTCAGTTGAAAACCGTCTGGTTACGCCAGGTCTTATCGACGCGCATACCCACATCATTTTTGCCGGCGACCGCTCTGGTGAGTTTGAACAACGCTTGCAAGGTGTTCCCTACGAACAAATCGCTAAAAACGGTGGTGGCATTCTCTCTACTGTCAAAGCGACCCGCGAAGCTTCCATAGAAGAACTGGTATCTTTGGCGCTTCCACGTGCCAAGGCTTTGATGCGTGACGGCGTAACAACCATTGAAGTAAAAAGTGGATACGGTCTGACGGTCGAGCATGAACTCAAGATGCTAAAAGCGGCGAAAACCCTTGATCAAGAGATCGATGTGAACATCTCGACCACTCTACTTGGTGCTCACACTCTGCCGCCAGAGTTTAAAGACAACAGCGACGGTTATATCTCATTGGTGTGCAAGGAAATGATACCAGCAGCAGCAGAGTTAAAACTTGCTGATGCGGTTGATGTGTTCTGCGAAGGCATTGGCTTCTCCCCCGCGCAAATGGCAAAAGTCTTCGACGCCGCACGAGCTCATGGGCTGGAAGTTAAAGGCCATACCGAGCAGCTCTCTGATCTCGGGGGCAGTGCGCTAGCTGCCGAGATGGGTGCACTCTCTGTCGACCACATCGAGTACTTGAACGAAGAAGGGGTTAAAACTCTGGCGGAGAATGGCACCATCGCAACTCTCCTTCCTGGCGCTTTCTATTTTCTGCGTGAAACTCAGAAACCACCGATCGAGTGGCTTCGCCAGCACAAGGTTCCCATGGCAATTGCCACTGACTTCAACCCCGGCACATCACCGTTCGCCAGCCTAACACTTATGATGAACATGGCCTGTACCCTGTTTGGGCTGACACCGAAAGAAAATCTTTATGGTGTAACCCGTCATGCTGCACAAGCATTAGGACTGCGTGCAAAAGGTCAAATAGCCTCTGGGTTTGATGCTGACTTTGCAGTTTGGGATTTAACGTCTCCAGCACAGCTCAGTTACCAGATAGGTCTTTCGCCATTGCATGCACGTTACCTGAAAGGAGTCGAAGCCAATGACGATTGA